From one Formosa sediminum genomic stretch:
- a CDS encoding GNAT family N-acetyltransferase, giving the protein MTPIFKQLKKEDLPTIIPLMQRFTSNKNTDDVLFERFTEMFDQNYECIGLFQNDLLIGICGLWFSTRHYIGRSVELDHVYIDEAYRNQGLGKQLFNWVYKYAKAKGCEAAELNTYVQNFPSHKFYYNEGFNILGYHFLKKM; this is encoded by the coding sequence ATGACACCAATTTTTAAACAGCTAAAAAAGGAAGACTTACCCACAATTATACCTTTAATGCAGAGATTTACTTCAAATAAAAATACTGATGACGTTTTATTTGAACGTTTCACTGAAATGTTCGACCAAAATTATGAATGCATAGGACTTTTCCAGAATGATCTTTTGATTGGAATTTGTGGTTTATGGTTTTCTACAAGACATTATATAGGTAGAAGTGTAGAATTAGATCATGTTTATATTGATGAAGCTTATAGAAATCAAGGATTAGGTAAACAATTATTTAATTGGGTTTATAAATATGCAAAGGCAAAAGGTTGTGAAGCAGCTGAGTTAAACACCTATGTTCAGAACTTTCCCTCTCACAAATTTTATTATAATGAGGGCTTTAATATACTTGGGTATCATTTTTTAAAAAAAATGTAA
- a CDS encoding GNAT family N-acetyltransferase, translating into MAPNIDNNKTHITFITAEETYGVRHPVLRPGRPIEDCEFENDTHKDTFHLGLYVNSLLIGVVTFMKASKDIFEHKDQYQLRGMAVLEAYQGLQYGKLLVEKGEGIVKEKNGKIIWFNAREVALKFYTKCGYKIIGDAFNIPKVGTHYMMFKILK; encoded by the coding sequence ATGGCTCCAAATATCGATAATAACAAGACACATATTACATTCATTACTGCAGAAGAAACTTACGGCGTTAGACATCCCGTTTTAAGACCAGGTAGACCTATTGAAGATTGTGAGTTTGAAAATGACACACATAAAGACACCTTTCATTTAGGATTATATGTAAATTCATTGCTTATAGGAGTTGTTACCTTTATGAAAGCAAGTAAAGATATATTTGAACATAAAGACCAATATCAGCTTAGAGGTATGGCTGTTTTAGAAGCATATCAAGGCTTACAATACGGCAAATTACTTGTTGAAAAAGGTGAAGGTATCGTAAAAGAAAAAAACGGTAAAATAATATGGTTTAACGCGCGAGAAGTGGCTTTAAAATTTTATACTAAATGTGGTTATAAAATTATAGGAGATGCATTTAATATCCCTAAAGTTGGCACACATTATATGATGTTTAAAATATTGAAATAA